A section of the Rhizomicrobium sp. genome encodes:
- a CDS encoding dienelactone hydrolase family protein: MTVSLHYVAFRSLHAQPLTIAARLRVPADGGDRHPAVILLHGSAGPSGREGGYADVLNEAGFVTLEPDQWSARNLKGGADGRPKTVVETLPDVHGARAFLAAHPSVDAARVGLAGFSFGGVAAMLAATRRHAADGAFRAFMPVYPATWTWNRVPNFEFGDLADAPMLLVTGALDQYDNDPEVSAKLVAGLAAADAARITLRVMPDSHHGFDMPGADMEVNDPFGNQGKGGKVIMRHNPEATRDAHKAAVAFFTAALK; this comes from the coding sequence ATGACCGTTTCCCTGCACTATGTTGCGTTCCGATCGTTGCATGCGCAGCCTTTGACGATCGCCGCGCGGCTACGCGTGCCGGCTGACGGCGGCGACAGGCACCCGGCGGTCATCCTGCTGCACGGCTCCGCCGGTCCGTCGGGGCGTGAGGGCGGCTATGCCGACGTCCTGAACGAGGCGGGCTTCGTCACCCTGGAGCCGGACCAGTGGTCGGCGCGCAATCTGAAGGGCGGCGCGGACGGGCGGCCGAAGACCGTCGTCGAGACCTTGCCCGACGTCCATGGCGCGCGCGCCTTCCTCGCCGCGCATCCCTCGGTCGACGCGGCGCGCGTCGGCCTTGCCGGATTTTCCTTCGGCGGGGTCGCGGCCATGCTGGCGGCGACCCGGCGCCACGCCGCGGACGGGGCGTTCCGCGCCTTCATGCCGGTCTATCCGGCGACATGGACCTGGAACCGGGTGCCGAATTTCGAGTTCGGCGATCTCGCCGATGCGCCGATGCTCCTCGTCACCGGCGCGCTGGACCAGTACGACAACGATCCGGAGGTGTCCGCCAAGCTGGTGGCCGGTCTGGCGGCCGCCGATGCCGCAAGGATCACGCTGAGAGTCATGCCGGACAGCCATCACGGCTTCGACATGCCGGGCGCCGACATGGAAGTGAACGACCCCTTCGGCAATCAGGGCAAGGGCGGCAAGGTCATCATGCGCCACAATCCGGAAGCGACCAGGGATGCCCACAAGGCCGCGGTCGCATTCTTCACCGCCGCGCTGAAATAG
- a CDS encoding cytochrome P450, whose product MNIDLWNPDSFAAGHPHTQYDWLRANDPVHFQQEPNGPGYWAITRYRDVYDVDRNFRAFSSEPTVMIEDSPESANSFGPYKMMLMMDPPQHTAFRRLIRQEFTQGVSGGRAPRMQQLARQIVDAVIARGECDFVSDVAGEMPSYVIAELMGLPLDDGRELYKLTEAIHTSAGGSPSPEGAVAVFKMFEYGRKVIEEKRARPRDDLATKLLQAEVEGRKLDDIEFLLFFILLIDAGGDTTRNLLSSGMLALLDHPDQRAWLMADLPGRLHSAREELLRWTSPVIYMRRRVTQDVELAGRRLKEGDKVVMYFGAANRDPEKFSAADRLDLARAPNEHIAFGTGPHGCLGQHIARIEIDAMLTEVLTRMKDFRLAAPPKWLPSNFISGPQTMPVTFAPAGRSA is encoded by the coding sequence ATGAACATCGACCTCTGGAACCCCGACAGCTTCGCCGCCGGCCATCCGCACACGCAGTACGACTGGCTGCGCGCCAACGATCCGGTGCACTTCCAGCAGGAGCCGAACGGTCCCGGCTATTGGGCGATCACACGCTATCGCGACGTCTACGATGTCGACCGCAACTTCCGGGCGTTCTCGTCCGAGCCGACCGTGATGATCGAGGACAGTCCGGAGAGCGCAAACAGCTTCGGCCCCTATAAGATGATGCTGATGATGGATCCGCCGCAGCATACGGCGTTCCGCCGCCTCATCCGCCAGGAATTCACGCAAGGCGTCTCCGGCGGGCGCGCGCCTCGCATGCAGCAACTCGCGCGACAGATCGTCGATGCCGTGATCGCGCGGGGCGAATGCGATTTCGTGAGCGACGTCGCCGGCGAGATGCCGTCCTATGTCATTGCCGAGCTGATGGGCCTGCCGCTGGATGACGGTCGGGAACTCTACAAGCTGACCGAGGCGATCCACACCTCCGCCGGCGGCTCGCCGTCGCCGGAAGGCGCCGTCGCCGTTTTCAAGATGTTCGAATATGGTCGCAAGGTGATCGAGGAAAAGCGCGCCCGACCGAGGGACGATCTCGCGACCAAGCTTCTGCAGGCCGAGGTCGAAGGCCGCAAACTCGACGACATCGAGTTCCTTCTGTTCTTCATCCTTTTGATCGACGCCGGCGGCGACACGACGCGAAACCTGCTGTCCTCGGGCATGCTGGCGCTGCTCGACCATCCGGATCAGCGTGCCTGGCTGATGGCGGACTTGCCCGGCCGCCTGCACAGCGCGCGCGAGGAATTGCTGCGCTGGACGAGCCCCGTGATCTATATGCGCCGCCGCGTTACCCAGGACGTCGAGCTTGCGGGACGCAGGCTCAAGGAAGGCGACAAGGTCGTGATGTATTTCGGTGCGGCCAATCGCGACCCGGAGAAGTTCTCGGCTGCCGACAGGCTCGACCTCGCGCGCGCGCCCAACGAGCACATCGCCTTCGGCACCGGGCCGCATGGCTGTCTCGGCCAGCATATCGCGCGCATCGAAATCGACGCGATGCTGACCGAGGTGTTGACGCGGATGAAGGATTTCCGCCTTGCGGCGCCGCCGAAATGGCTGCCGTCGAATTTCATCTCCGGCCCGCAGACCATGCCCGTGACCTTTGCCCCGGCCGGGCGGTCGGCATGA
- a CDS encoding acyl-CoA synthetase codes for MPWNFGDILDAIEPVLPPEAPAFVHGERRITWGETSKRTNNLARALIARGARPKDKVAFYMRNRPEYCETLAASFKARLTHVNVNYRYKPDEVFYIFDNSDAQTVVYGSEFRDVVAEIRPRLSKVQTFVEVGGAPSDFASDYETLAGEGDGSPLGIERSPRDEFFIYTGGTTGMPKGVIWAHDDLRETSLIALRKLGPVPENLEQVVSAIKLMGPGNRLLPACPLMHGTGLLMALSTILSGGCIVTTAHPSFNAHEMWDAVQKNKAMTLVIVGDAFAKPMLAALDEAPGRYDTSSVVNIVSSGVMWSREVKKALLAHMPQAIMVDSFGSSEAVGFGTSMMTAAGEVATAKFQIGDRCKVFDAEDRPVEPGSGVPGIIAMPQPIPLGYYKDAKKTAETFKTIAGVRYSMPGDWCVVEADGTLTLLGRGSVCINTAGEKVYPEEVEETLKLHPSVEDALVVGVPDDKWGQAVTAVVVASGEIDEEDLRVHVRERLAGYKTPKRVLVAGVPLRASNGKADYKSALEFAKRELGIV; via the coding sequence ATGCCATGGAATTTCGGTGACATTCTGGACGCCATCGAGCCGGTGCTGCCGCCCGAGGCCCCGGCCTTCGTGCATGGCGAGCGCCGCATCACTTGGGGCGAGACCTCCAAACGCACCAACAATCTGGCGCGGGCGCTGATCGCGCGCGGCGCCAGGCCGAAGGACAAGGTCGCCTTCTACATGCGCAACCGGCCGGAATATTGCGAGACGCTGGCGGCGTCGTTCAAGGCGCGGCTGACGCATGTGAACGTCAACTACCGCTACAAGCCGGACGAGGTGTTCTACATCTTCGACAATTCGGACGCGCAGACGGTGGTTTACGGCTCCGAGTTCCGCGACGTCGTTGCGGAAATCCGTCCGCGGCTGAGCAAAGTGCAAACCTTCGTCGAGGTCGGCGGCGCGCCGTCCGACTTCGCGTCGGACTACGAGACGCTCGCGGGTGAAGGCGACGGCTCGCCGCTCGGAATCGAACGCTCGCCGCGGGACGAGTTCTTCATCTACACCGGCGGCACCACCGGCATGCCCAAGGGCGTCATCTGGGCGCATGACGATCTGCGGGAGACCTCGCTGATCGCGCTGCGCAAGCTGGGACCGGTGCCGGAAAATCTCGAACAGGTCGTCTCGGCCATCAAGCTGATGGGCCCGGGCAACCGGCTGTTGCCGGCCTGTCCCTTGATGCACGGCACGGGCCTGCTGATGGCGCTCTCGACCATCTTGAGCGGCGGCTGCATCGTCACGACGGCGCATCCTTCGTTCAACGCGCACGAGATGTGGGACGCGGTGCAAAAGAACAAGGCGATGACGCTCGTCATCGTCGGCGATGCGTTCGCCAAGCCGATGCTGGCGGCGCTCGACGAAGCGCCCGGGCGCTACGATACGTCGAGCGTCGTGAATATCGTATCCTCCGGCGTGATGTGGTCGCGCGAGGTCAAGAAGGCGCTGCTCGCGCACATGCCACAGGCGATCATGGTCGACAGTTTCGGCTCCTCGGAAGCGGTGGGCTTCGGCACGTCCATGATGACGGCGGCCGGGGAGGTGGCGACCGCGAAATTCCAGATCGGCGACCGCTGCAAGGTGTTCGACGCGGAGGATCGTCCGGTCGAGCCGGGCTCGGGCGTGCCGGGCATCATCGCGATGCCGCAGCCGATCCCGCTCGGCTACTACAAGGATGCGAAGAAGACGGCCGAGACCTTCAAGACCATCGCGGGTGTGCGCTACTCGATGCCGGGCGATTGGTGCGTGGTGGAGGCGGATGGGACGCTGACGCTGCTGGGCCGCGGCAGCGTATGCATCAATACCGCCGGCGAGAAGGTCTATCCCGAGGAAGTCGAGGAGACGCTGAAGCTGCATCCGTCGGTCGAGGATGCGCTGGTGGTCGGCGTGCCGGACGACAAATGGGGCCAGGCCGTGACGGCCGTGGTGGTGGCGAGCGGCGAGATCGACGAGGAAGACCTGCGCGTCCATGTGCGCGAGCGGCTCGCCGGATACAAGACGCCCAAGCGCGTGTTGGTGGCCGGCGTGCCCTTGCGCGCGTCGAACGGCAAGGCGGATTACAAGAGCGCACTGGAATTCGCGAAGCGCGAACTCGGCATCGTCTAG
- a CDS encoding cisplatin damage response ATP-dependent DNA ligase: MRAFARLLDSLAFTPSRNTKLTLVHDYLRAAPDPERGWALAALTGVLAFDAAKPAFIRKAVEARVDPQLFALSYDFVGDLAETVALIWPAKPGANREPELPEVVDALRSAGRAEVQRLLEDWLDALDADGRWALLKLLTGGLRVGVSARLAKQALADLGDIDVAEIEEVWHSQRPPYEDLFAWLEKRSDKPSPDAPARFRPVMLAQAIDEATDFSRYDAKDYAAEWKWDGIRVQAASERGEKRLYSRTGDDIGHAFPDVMAALNFEGVIDGELLVMRDGRIDSFGDLQQRLNRKNPDPKTIAKFPAGIRAYDLLLDGTDDIRALPFAERRKRLEAFVARLKSARIDLSSLQPFASWAELAALRADPPEGDAKVAEGLMLKRWDSIYEAGRPKGPWFKWKRDPHLIDAVLMYAQRGHGKRSSFYSDYTFGVWREDSNGTRSLTPVGKAYFGFTDDELKQIDKFVRDNTVERFGPVRSVRADKDFGLVLEVAFEGLQRSTRHKSGVAMRFPRINRIRWDKPAREADELPTLEKMLES; encoded by the coding sequence ATGCGCGCCTTCGCCCGCCTGCTCGACAGCCTCGCCTTCACGCCGTCGCGCAACACCAAGCTGACGCTGGTGCACGACTATCTGCGCGCCGCGCCCGATCCGGAACGCGGCTGGGCGCTCGCGGCGCTGACGGGCGTGCTCGCCTTCGATGCGGCCAAGCCCGCCTTCATCCGCAAGGCCGTGGAAGCGCGCGTCGATCCGCAGCTTTTCGCCCTCTCCTACGATTTCGTCGGCGATCTTGCCGAGACGGTGGCGCTGATCTGGCCCGCGAAGCCCGGGGCCAACCGCGAGCCCGAACTGCCCGAAGTCGTAGACGCGCTGCGCAGCGCCGGCCGCGCCGAGGTGCAGCGCCTTCTGGAGGACTGGCTGGACGCGCTCGACGCCGACGGGCGCTGGGCCCTGCTCAAATTGCTGACCGGCGGCCTGCGCGTCGGCGTGTCCGCCCGCCTCGCCAAGCAGGCGCTCGCCGATCTGGGCGACATCGATGTCGCGGAGATCGAGGAAGTCTGGCACAGCCAGCGCCCGCCTTACGAGGACCTCTTCGCCTGGCTGGAAAAGCGCAGCGACAAGCCTTCACCCGACGCGCCGGCCCGTTTCCGCCCCGTGATGCTGGCGCAGGCGATCGATGAGGCGACGGATTTCTCGCGCTACGATGCCAAGGACTATGCCGCCGAGTGGAAATGGGACGGCATCCGCGTCCAGGCGGCGTCCGAGCGCGGCGAGAAGCGGCTCTACTCTCGAACCGGCGACGATATCGGCCACGCCTTTCCCGATGTGATGGCCGCGTTGAACTTCGAAGGCGTGATCGACGGTGAGTTGCTCGTCATGCGCGACGGCCGTATCGACAGCTTCGGCGATCTGCAGCAGCGGCTGAACCGCAAGAACCCCGATCCGAAGACCATCGCCAAATTCCCGGCAGGCATCCGTGCCTACGATCTGTTGCTCGACGGTACGGACGATATCCGTGCTCTGCCCTTCGCCGAACGCCGCAAGCGGCTCGAGGCCTTCGTCGCGCGTCTCAAATCCGCGCGCATCGATCTGTCGTCCCTGCAGCCCTTCGCAAGCTGGGCCGAACTCGCGGCCTTGCGCGCCGACCCGCCCGAGGGCGACGCGAAGGTCGCCGAAGGCCTTATGCTCAAGCGCTGGGATTCGATCTACGAAGCCGGCCGGCCGAAAGGCCCCTGGTTCAAGTGGAAGCGCGACCCGCATCTGATCGACGCCGTGCTGATGTATGCCCAGCGCGGCCACGGCAAGCGCTCCAGCTTCTATTCCGACTACACATTCGGGGTGTGGCGCGAGGATTCGAACGGCACGCGGTCGCTGACGCCGGTCGGCAAAGCCTATTTTGGCTTCACAGACGACGAGCTGAAACAGATCGACAAATTCGTCCGCGACAACACGGTCGAACGTTTCGGGCCCGTCCGCAGCGTCCGCGCCGACAAGGATTTCGGCCTGGTGCTCGAGGTCGCGTTCGAGGGACTGCAGCGCTCGACGCGTCACAAATCGGGCGTCGCCATGCGCTTCCCCCGCATCAACCGCATTCGCTGGGACAAGCCCGCGCGCGAGGCCGACGAATTGCCGACTTTGGAGAAGATGCTCGAAAGCTAG
- a CDS encoding ligase-associated DNA damage response exonuclease: protein MARYEDFLKPTPAGLYCPPGDFYVDPTRPVDRAVITHGHADHARAGHGKVLATRETLAVMEARYGEDYAAATQTLAYRDGVDINGVSVSLVPAGHVLGSAQAVLRWNGKTMVVSGDYKRRRDPTCPSFEPVACDVFISEATFGLPVFRHPPDTDEIAKLLKSVAQFPERTHLVGAYALGKAQRLICLLREAGYDKTIFVHGALEKINALYESFGVDLGPLSPATVGKKQDFAGAIVVAPPSATQDRWSRRFADPVVCFASGWMRVRARARQGGVELPLILSDHADWDELTLTASELAPDELWVTHGAEEALLRWAELNGRKARALSLMGYDDDEGED from the coding sequence ATGGCGCGGTACGAAGACTTCCTCAAACCCACCCCGGCCGGGCTTTATTGCCCGCCGGGCGATTTCTATGTCGATCCCACCCGCCCGGTGGATCGCGCCGTGATCACCCATGGTCACGCCGACCATGCCCGCGCCGGTCACGGCAAGGTGCTCGCGACACGCGAGACGCTCGCCGTCATGGAGGCGCGCTATGGGGAGGACTATGCGGCCGCGACCCAAACCCTCGCCTATCGCGACGGCGTGGACATCAATGGCGTTTCGGTCAGCCTCGTCCCGGCCGGCCATGTGCTCGGCTCGGCGCAGGCGGTGCTGCGCTGGAACGGGAAGACCATGGTCGTCTCCGGCGACTACAAGCGGCGCCGCGATCCGACCTGCCCCTCCTTCGAGCCGGTCGCGTGCGACGTATTCATTTCGGAAGCCACCTTCGGCCTGCCGGTCTTCCGCCATCCGCCCGATACCGACGAGATCGCCAAGCTGCTGAAATCCGTCGCGCAGTTTCCCGAACGCACGCATCTGGTCGGGGCCTATGCCCTGGGCAAGGCCCAGCGCCTGATCTGCCTGTTGCGCGAAGCCGGATACGACAAGACGATCTTCGTCCATGGCGCGCTGGAGAAGATCAACGCGCTCTATGAATCCTTCGGCGTCGATCTCGGACCGCTCAGTCCGGCCACCGTCGGCAAGAAGCAGGATTTCGCCGGCGCCATTGTCGTTGCGCCGCCTTCCGCCACGCAAGACCGCTGGTCGCGGCGCTTTGCCGATCCGGTGGTGTGCTTCGCGTCGGGCTGGATGCGGGTGCGCGCCCGCGCGCGCCAGGGCGGCGTCGAGCTGCCGCTGATCCTGTCCGATCACGCCGACTGGGACGAACTCACGCTCACCGCGAGCGAACTCGCACCCGATGAGCTCTGGGTCACCCATGGCGCGGAGGAAGCGCTGCTGCGCTGGGCCGAACTGAACGGCCGCAAGGCGCGTGCGCTGTCGCTGATGGGCTATGACGATGACGAGGGCGAGGACTGA
- a CDS encoding dienelactone hydrolase family protein, whose protein sequence is MNDVLKDYTPFDFSDGRWTRPVYRRGNGPAVIVIHEMPNMHPLVVRFASHVAEAGMTAYLPSLFGHPGRAPTPLYGLGQMFKGICISREFSVWATDKSSPIVDWLRALARKAHGECGGKGVGAVGMCFTGNFALAMMTEPSVVAPVLSQPSLPLGFGNKRREAAMGVSPDEVACAKRRFADENLSMIGLRFHGDPFVKPERFETYKKTFGDKFEAIELDPKDAAPGPMAAHSVLTINLRDDDPEGPTKRAEQRVIAFFKERTGA, encoded by the coding sequence GTGAACGATGTTCTGAAGGACTATACGCCGTTCGATTTCAGCGACGGACGCTGGACACGCCCGGTATACCGTCGCGGCAACGGGCCCGCCGTCATCGTGATCCACGAGATGCCGAACATGCACCCCCTGGTGGTGCGCTTCGCCAGTCATGTCGCGGAGGCCGGCATGACGGCGTATCTGCCGAGCCTGTTCGGCCATCCCGGCCGCGCGCCCACGCCGCTCTACGGTCTGGGCCAGATGTTCAAGGGCATCTGCATCAGCCGCGAGTTCAGCGTATGGGCGACCGACAAATCGAGCCCGATCGTCGACTGGCTGCGGGCGCTGGCGCGCAAGGCCCATGGCGAATGCGGCGGCAAGGGTGTCGGCGCGGTCGGCATGTGCTTCACGGGGAACTTCGCCCTCGCGATGATGACCGAGCCGTCGGTGGTCGCGCCGGTGCTGTCGCAGCCCTCGCTGCCGCTTGGCTTCGGCAACAAGCGGCGCGAGGCGGCAATGGGCGTGTCGCCGGACGAAGTAGCCTGCGCCAAGCGCCGCTTCGCCGACGAGAATCTTTCGATGATCGGCCTGCGCTTCCACGGCGACCCCTTCGTCAAGCCGGAGCGCTTCGAGACTTATAAGAAGACCTTCGGCGACAAGTTCGAGGCCATCGAGCTCGATCCCAAGGACGCCGCCCCCGGCCCAATGGCGGCGCATTCGGTGCTGACGATCAACCTGCGCGACGACGACCCGGAGGGTCCGACCAAGAGGGCCGAGCAGCGTGTGATCGCGTTCTTCAAGGAAAGGACGGGGGCATAG
- a CDS encoding polysaccharide deacetylase family protein codes for MSRFGQIARGLGRFIPADAVRALGRPAAVFFHGVEHATIDPRLQENHHETAEFTAIARRLKADFDVLPLTALTDVLNQPDRHPRALFLMSDDGYANTLTVAADILQDMGLPWTLFASTHHIDTGARNPIFLARLFAFKAPAGSYAIPHLPRPLVLGDERGAVADRIVWQLRALDMASAQQAVDAMTAQFEPKVLEGLLATFDSERFLTWDQVRELKRRGVGIGAHAHRHWPMNAFQTPSMLREQATRSRARIEAEVGPCRHFSYPFGNKGDISKTAWHSVRDAGYDHAFTTLAGTLDARANPFLLPRFGIEARAPHLTAQISLLRAGNPRVARWQQELAG; via the coding sequence ATGAGCCGTTTTGGACAGATCGCGCGTGGGCTCGGCCGGTTCATTCCGGCCGATGCGGTGCGCGCGCTCGGCCGGCCGGCCGCGGTGTTCTTCCATGGCGTCGAGCACGCGACGATCGATCCGCGGCTTCAGGAAAATCATCACGAGACGGCCGAATTCACGGCGATCGCCCGCCGGCTGAAGGCTGATTTCGACGTCCTGCCCCTTACGGCACTGACCGACGTATTGAACCAGCCCGACCGCCATCCGCGCGCCCTCTTCCTGATGTCGGATGACGGCTACGCCAACACCCTGACGGTCGCGGCCGATATTCTCCAAGATATGGGCCTGCCCTGGACGCTGTTCGCCAGCACCCATCACATAGACACCGGCGCGCGCAATCCGATTTTCCTGGCCCGGCTCTTCGCCTTCAAGGCGCCGGCCGGCAGCTATGCGATCCCGCACCTGCCGCGGCCGCTCGTGCTCGGCGATGAGCGGGGCGCCGTCGCGGATCGCATCGTCTGGCAGCTCCGCGCCTTGGATATGGCGAGCGCCCAGCAGGCGGTCGATGCGATGACCGCGCAATTCGAGCCCAAGGTCCTCGAGGGATTGCTGGCGACGTTCGACTCCGAGCGGTTTCTGACCTGGGACCAGGTCCGCGAGCTCAAGCGCCGCGGCGTCGGGATCGGAGCGCACGCGCATCGTCACTGGCCGATGAACGCATTCCAGACGCCATCGATGCTGCGCGAGCAGGCGACGCGTTCCCGGGCGCGCATCGAGGCCGAGGTCGGTCCCTGCCGCCACTTCTCCTATCCCTTTGGAAACAAGGGAGATATTTCCAAGACGGCGTGGCATTCGGTGCGCGACGCCGGCTATGACCATGCCTTCACGACCCTCGCCGGCACGCTCGACGCCCGGGCCAATCCCTTCCTTCTGCCGCGTTTCGGTATCGAGGCGCGGGCCCCGCACCTGACGGCGCAGATATCCTTGCTGCGTGCCGGAAATCCCCGCGTCGCACGCTGGCAGCAGGAGCTGGCCGGCTAG
- a CDS encoding sugar transferase produces MSLQQQFAEDLTAAHSAADVLWVASNDIASAFGLSSDAMWRTPANGNTCPTALQPVLKRLLDLAVALFLLVLCAPLFAMLAAIVRLDTGGPILFRQTRLGQGGKPFDIFKFRTMTVMENGDTVVQAKQDDVRVTRSGKWLRATSLDELPQLLNVIAGDMSLVGPRPHARAHDLHYAGLIANYTLRQDVKPGITGWAQINGHRGETPTVGTMRSRVDLDIFYARNASLALDLLILARTPLAVLSARNAH; encoded by the coding sequence GTGAGCCTGCAGCAGCAATTCGCCGAAGATCTGACCGCCGCGCATTCCGCCGCCGACGTGCTGTGGGTCGCCTCGAACGACATCGCCTCCGCCTTCGGGCTTTCGTCCGACGCGATGTGGCGCACCCCCGCCAACGGCAATACGTGCCCGACGGCGCTGCAGCCCGTCCTCAAACGGCTGCTCGATCTTGCCGTCGCGCTTTTTCTTCTCGTCCTCTGCGCGCCGCTTTTCGCGATGCTGGCGGCGATCGTGCGGCTGGATACAGGCGGTCCGATCCTTTTCCGCCAGACACGGCTGGGCCAGGGCGGCAAGCCCTTCGACATTTTCAAGTTCCGCACGATGACCGTGATGGAGAATGGCGACACGGTCGTCCAGGCGAAGCAGGACGACGTTCGCGTCACGCGCAGCGGCAAGTGGTTGCGCGCGACGAGCCTCGACGAGCTGCCCCAGCTGCTCAACGTCATCGCGGGGGACATGTCGCTGGTGGGCCCGCGCCCCCATGCCCGCGCCCATGACCTGCACTATGCCGGATTGATCGCGAACTACACGCTGCGCCAGGACGTCAAGCCGGGCATCACCGGCTGGGCCCAGATCAACGGGCATCGCGGCGAAACGCCGACGGTGGGGACGATGCGCTCGCGGGTCGACCTCGACATATTCTATGCCCGCAATGCGAGCCTGGCGCTCGATCTGTTGATCCTGGCGCGCACGCCCCTGGCGGTGCTGTCGGCGAGGAATGCACACTGA
- a CDS encoding WecB/TagA/CpsF family glycosyltransferase, which translates to MSVALRTQVKVLVERRAIPRPANDDHYVEAVIGGIKTACVTRAQLANLMVNDCFSARRTKRAPKLVFASNGHAIALVATDAKFRKTFQAADIVHADGQPVVIASRLFASAHVPERSATTDFIHDAAKTAAAHGLKVFLLGATETVNAHCADILRFSYPDLEIVGRRNGYFRRDEEAAICEAINRSGADIVFVGLGVPLEYDFCVRNKDRLRAGWVVTCGGCYNFVTGDYTRAPQWMQKSSLEWLYRLAREPKRLFWRYAVTNTLALFLMLTRTA; encoded by the coding sequence ATGAGCGTTGCACTCAGAACCCAGGTCAAGGTCTTGGTCGAGCGCCGCGCGATCCCGCGCCCCGCCAATGACGACCACTATGTCGAAGCGGTCATCGGCGGTATCAAGACGGCGTGCGTCACGCGCGCGCAGCTCGCCAACCTCATGGTCAACGATTGCTTCTCGGCGCGCCGCACCAAGCGGGCGCCGAAGCTCGTCTTCGCCTCCAACGGCCATGCCATCGCGCTGGTCGCCACGGACGCGAAATTCCGCAAGACGTTCCAGGCCGCCGACATCGTGCATGCCGACGGTCAGCCGGTGGTGATCGCCTCGCGCCTGTTCGCGAGCGCACATGTGCCGGAGCGCAGCGCCACCACCGACTTCATCCACGATGCGGCGAAGACGGCCGCGGCGCATGGGCTCAAGGTCTTCCTGCTCGGGGCGACCGAGACCGTTAATGCGCACTGCGCCGACATCCTGCGCTTCAGCTATCCCGATCTCGAGATCGTGGGCCGCCGCAACGGCTATTTCCGCCGCGACGAAGAAGCGGCGATCTGCGAGGCGATCAACCGGTCCGGCGCCGATATCGTGTTCGTGGGCCTGGGTGTTCCGCTGGAATACGATTTCTGCGTGCGCAACAAGGATCGCCTGCGCGCCGGCTGGGTCGTGACCTGCGGCGGCTGCTACAACTTCGTCACCGGCGACTACACGCGCGCGCCGCAATGGATGCAGAAATCTTCGCTCGAATGGCTTTATCGCCTCGCGCGCGAACCCAAGCGCCTGTTCTGGCGCTACGCCGTGACCAATACGCTGGCGCTGTTCCTCATGCTGACGCGCACGGCGTAA
- a CDS encoding glycosyltransferase family A protein has translation MAEVIVAVPTFRRPRGLKRLLDALAEIETTAMVTVLVADNDAERHEGFDLCGRIRAQGYRWPIRSVIVAERGIAAARNALVAGALDDPRMQFTAMLDDDEWPEPQWLEALLREQAKTGADVLQGSILFDFETKPGAWAVPFDGMSDIRNASGPVAMLQGAGNLLMTRGALEVLPRPWFDPAFALGGGEDRDFFLRLKRQGARFAWSDEGLAHTFVPVTRTSLKWALARAYSIGNSDMRVFLKYAPDAAARAKELARIAGALLLSPILFVILAFSANRRTDALRRLFRAAGKFTALIGRQYNEYSVIHGD, from the coding sequence ATGGCTGAGGTCATCGTCGCCGTCCCGACCTTTCGCAGGCCGCGCGGGCTTAAACGCCTGCTCGATGCGCTGGCGGAGATCGAAACGACGGCAATGGTCACCGTGCTGGTCGCCGACAACGATGCAGAGAGGCACGAGGGCTTCGATCTCTGCGGTCGCATTCGCGCCCAAGGCTATCGCTGGCCGATCCGTTCGGTGATCGTGGCCGAGCGCGGCATCGCGGCGGCGCGCAACGCGCTGGTCGCCGGCGCGCTCGACGATCCGCGCATGCAATTCACCGCCATGCTCGACGATGACGAGTGGCCCGAACCCCAGTGGCTCGAGGCGCTCCTCCGAGAACAGGCGAAGACCGGCGCGGACGTGCTGCAAGGTTCTATCCTCTTCGACTTCGAGACGAAGCCCGGGGCCTGGGCCGTGCCGTTCGACGGCATGTCCGACATCCGTAACGCCAGCGGGCCGGTCGCTATGCTGCAGGGCGCGGGAAACCTCCTGATGACCCGCGGCGCGCTGGAAGTCCTGCCGCGGCCTTGGTTCGATCCGGCCTTCGCGCTCGGCGGCGGTGAGGACCGCGATTTCTTCTTGCGGCTGAAGCGGCAAGGCGCGCGTTTCGCCTGGTCGGACGAGGGTCTCGCCCACACCTTCGTGCCGGTGACGCGGACGAGCCTGAAATGGGCCCTGGCGCGGGCCTATTCCATCGGCAATTCCGATATGCGGGTGTTCCTGAAATACGCACCGGACGCGGCCGCGCGCGCGAAGGAACTCGCGCGCATCGCCGGCGCGCTCTTGTTGTCGCCCATCCTCTTCGTCATCTTAGCCTTCAGCGCGAATCGCCGCACGGACGCGTTGCGCCGCCTGTTCCGCGCCGCCGGCAAATTCACCGCGCTGATCGGACGGCAATACAATGAGTATTCCGTGATCCATGGCGACTGA